The genome window GCCATGAGATCGTCGAACTCAAGGTAGTCGCCTTTGAACGCATCGCTCTCTGGAGCCACTTGCATGCCGCTCTTCTCGTCCTTACCGCCGTTGATTGCGTAGAGCATCGCTTTGGCAAGGTTGGCGCGGGCGCCGAAGAATTGCATTTGCTTGCCGATACGCATCGCGGACACACAGCATGCGATTCCGTAGTCGTCGCCCCAATACTTGCGCATGAGGTCGTCGTTTTCGTATTGGATAGCGCTGGTTTCGATCGATACCTTTGCGCAGAAATCCTTGAAGCCTTGTGGGAGTTCTTGTGCCCAGAGCACTGTGAGATTTGGCTCAGGAGCGGGTCCGAGGTTATAAAGTGTTTGCAACACGCGGAAGCTGGACTTGGTGACGAGTGAACGTCCGTCTTCGCCCATGCCGCCGATGCTTTCAGTCACCCATGTTGGATCACCTGAGAAAAGTTCGTCGTAGTCTGTGGTGCGGATGAAACGAACGATACGCATCTTCATGACCAAGTGGTCGATGATTTCCTGTGCTTGTTCTTCGTTAAGTGTGCCTTCGGCGAAATCACGCTCGAAGTAGACATCGAAGAAAGTCGCGGTGCGACCAAAGGACATTGCTGCACCATTCTGGTCTTTAACTGCGCCGAGGTAGGCGAAGTAAGTCCATTGCACGGCTTCTTTACCGTTTTGTGCTGGAAGTGAGATGTCGAACCCGTAGGCCGCAGCCATGGTCTTTAGGTCTTTGAGTGCTTGGATTTGATCCTGTGTCTCTTCACGCTCGCGCACCCACTCTTCAGTGAATTCTTCGTTGTTGCTGTCTTTGATTTGCTGCTGCTTATCAGCAATCAAGCGATCCACGCCATAGAGTGCGACACGGCGGTAGTCGCCGATGATACGGCCACGGCCGTAACCATCTGGAAGGCCTGTGACGATGCCAGCGCTACGAGCCTTGCGGATCTCGTCTGTGTAGCATGCGAAGACGCCGTCATTGTGAGTTTTGCGGTGCTTTTGGAAAATTTCGAGCGTGGACGGATCCATGTCACGGCCGTGTGCTTGCAGCGCTTTTTGAGCGATGCGGTAGCCGCCGTAAGGGAGCATTGCGCGCTTGAGGGGCTTGTCAGTTTGCACACCAACGACTGTTTCCAAGTCCTTGTTGATGTAGCCTGCGCCGTGAGAGGCGACTGTCCCTACGGTTTTAGTGTCCGCATCGAGGACGCCACCAGCTTCGCGTTCTTGCTGGAGAAGCTCTTTGAGTTCGTCCCAGAGCTGATTGGTCTTGGCTGTTGGGCCTTTTAGGAACGCGTAATCACCTTCGTATGGCGTGTAGTTCTTCTGGATGAAGTCGCGGACGTCGATACTGTCCTGCCAGTCTCCATTGTCGAAGGTGCGCCAAGCGTTTGCTTGTGTCGCTGCGTTCTCTTGCGTGGTAGTGTTTGTTGCAGTAGGCATAATAGCTTCTGTATTGTGTGGTTGTGTAGTGTAGATAGAGGACCAAGCTTGCTGGCCATTAAATTTATTAATGGCCGCGTTATGTTAGAAGCAGCTTAGCTAATCGAGCATAAATAATTTCTCTTGATGTAGAATAAGTCTACCTAATGGAGGTGATGACTTCTCTTGGTGCTTAGGCATGGGGATACACTGTAAACGTTGAGGAGATTTGAGCTCGTCAAATCCTACGCTTTGTGGGGTGTGGATAGCTGTGCGATCTCTGTCGTGCAGCGATAGTCAAGTTCGTCGGCCTTAATCGTAGCGAGCATGCATGGCGGCTAGCGGGAAGTGTTTACCGGGGCAGACGGTTTGTTCGCCTTTGAGCTCTTTATGTCCTGCGAAGTGTGTTTTCTTCTTTAGCACGTCGCGTTGTAGCCAGTCCACGAGCTGAGTAAAGGCGTCGAGTTGCTTTTTGCTTGGGTGCGTTTGCTCAAAGTTGCCGACTAGGCAGATGCCGATCGCGGTCAAGTTGATGTTATAGCTGCGGACGTGTCCGCCAAGGAGTTGTTTTTTCCAACGCGGGCCGACCTCTATTTCGCCGTCTCCGGAGTCTATGCCGTTGCCGATGACGAAGTGGTAGGCGAGGCCGTTTTGCATGCCGCGCTGACGGTGGGCAGCGTCGTATTTCTTAGCGTTGCCGTATTTGATGGCGCTGTGGTGGGCGACGATGCGTTTCCAGTTATCACGTCGCACGTTGATTTTGGCGGTTGCTGTGCGGACTTGTGCTAGTAAGTCGGTGGTGGTGCTCGTAGAGGAGCTCGGAACCTGAAGCTTTTGGCCAATACGGACGAGGTCGCTCGACAAATTGTTGGCCTGCGTGATGGCACTGATAGTCGTTCCGTGTCGTATGGCGATGCCTCCGAGCGTGTCGCCATGCTGAACAATATAGGTGGAAGTCGCTGTTGCTGCGCTTGGGGTGTGCGTGGCGGGAACAATTAGGGTCTGTCCGATACGAACCGTATCGCTTGTCAACTTGTTGGCATGCTTGATCGTGCTTATGGCCGTGCCGTGGCGAAGTGCGATGTGTCCGAGGGTGTCGCCTGGCTGGACAATATAAGTTGCGGTCGTGGTAGTTGTGTTGGCTGTGCGCTTCGTTGGGATTCTTAGTTTTTGCCCAATGCGCACGGTGTCGCTGGTTAGTTTGTTGAGGTCTTTGAGATCGCTGATGCGCATTTCATTGCGCAGTGCGATGTGTCCTAGCGTGTCGCCTTTTCGAACGATATAGTCGGTCGTGGACGTTTGCGCGAATAGTTGCTGTGCGAGTGTTGTGCAGCCTGCAGTGGCAAGGAGTATTCTCTGTGTAAATTGTCTGCGTGTATGCTGCATGAGGAGGGTGTTTGATGAGGTAGACCGCAAAAGTGCCGAGTTGTGCCGATACTGTAAAGAATCTCCTGTTGGTCGGGGTGTTATTCTGCGGTGCATCAAGTTGATGTGGCTGAGGGGTGGCCAAGCGATGTTAAAATGTGAGGTGTTATTTTGAAGATGGGAGGCGGTAGGCTTTTTGAGTGCTCGCAAAATGCGAATAATGTCTTTCAGTGGACGAACTACTATGGACTCTCTCAGACATTTTCCGCTTGGCTCCCGTTTTCCGGATTCTCCGCACGCTGTAATTAGCAGTTTGCCGACTCTGGAGGACGTGCGTGGCTATGAAGAGCATGATCCGCGTGTTTTGAGCGCGTTGAAGTCGGGCTACCCTCGCTTCGTAACGCATGAGTATGTGCAGCAATTGGTTGAGTTTTATGTGAAGCGAGCAGGCTTGGTAGGGCAGGCTGTCGTGTTGGTCGATAGTCGGCGTGCGGTTGATGATGCCACTGGGTATCTCGGTGGCCGCGTGTGCTCGCTGCAGGTCGATGGCTCTGTCTATATACTGCACTGTGATGAATCGGATGAAGCGCTGGTGAAGCGGATAAAGAAATTTGTGCAGCATACGGGCTGCAGTGTTTATTCGCGTCAGGCTGAGGATTTGCTGGTGAAGCATGGATTGTTGGCTGGCCAGTTCGAGGAGTCAGTCGTGGGCGATGGTGCGTTGGCGCGTGTCGGGCAGGTGTTTGCGGAGCAGGTGGGCTGTCGAGTGGAGGATGTGTTATTGTGCACCTCAGGGATGAATGCGTTTTATGCTGGGTTTCGTGCGGTGCGTGCGTGTCAGTGTCGCCGTGGGCGCACTGCTTGGGTGCAGCTTGGTTGGCTTTACCTTGATTCGGGTTGTGTGCTGAAGGAGTTTCTCAGTGAAGGTGAAACTTTGGACTATTCATATGATGTGTTTGATGTGGATGCGATCATTGAGAAGTTGCGAGCCTATGGAGACTCGCTCGCTGCGGTCGTGGTTGAGTGTCCTTCGAACCCTCTGATTCGGGTGTGCGAGGTGCATCGTATTGCAGCAGTTGTTCGAGAACTTGGTGGGGTTATGGTAATCGACCCTACGATTGCATCGGTTTTTAGTGTGGATGTGCTGCCTTGTGCGGATCTTTTGATTACGAGTTTGACGAAATATGCGGCCAGTGAAGGGGATGTGATGTCAGGAGCCCTAGCTGTGAATCAATCGTCTCCTTTTTATCGGGAACTCGTCGATACTGTCGGGCATTATCACGTGCCAGTATATAAGCGTGATGCACAGCGGCTAGCATATGAGTTGAAAACGGCTCCAGCTGTGGTCGCTGAGATGAATGCGAATGCGTCGCGACTCTGTGCTTTCTTTAAAGGGCATCCAGCAGTGGAGCATATTTATTGTGCGGGGTGCTCGGATCATATTGAAGAAGTTGCGAAGCCGGGCCGTTTGGTGGGTGCGGTGATCTCTATCGAGTTGAAGGGGAATATGGGGCGGTTCTATGATTCGATTCGTTTGATGAAGGGGCCGAGCTTTGGCGCGCGGTTTACCTTGCTGTGTCCGTTTATGTATCTAGCGCATTATGATTTGGTCACGAGTGAAGAGGGGCGCTTGTTTCTTGCAGGCGTTGGTTTGGATCCTGAGTTGATTCGTGTGTCGGTCGGTGCCGAGCCGTATGAAGAGTTGGAGCAGATCTTTAATGAGGCACTGTTGGCTTCGATTGCTTGCTAGGAGGATTTTATGATACAAATTACTGTTATACGTCATCCGAAAGAGCGTCGGAGTAAATGTAGCCTGACTCCGCTGGAGGGGCGTGGAGATATTACGTTTTACCGTGCGCGGGAAAATTGGTCGTTTGATATGACTGGTTTTACGGTTTTGGCCTTGGGGGCGCCTGAATTGTCAGTTGAGGATGCTGGGCGACCATTGCTGTTGTTGGATAGCACATGGCGCCTATTGCCGCAGATTGAGGCGTGCTTGCATGGTGCGGGTGCGTGCAGGACGTTGCCAGCCGTAGCGACTGCGTATCCTCGTATTAGTAAGATTTCGGACAACCCGATGGGAGGCTTAGCTTCGGTTGAGGCCTTGTATTTAGCGCGATTGTTGCTTGGGGAGCGCGATGACAGCTTGTTGGATGCTTATTATTGGCGCTCTGGTTTTATCGAGAACCTGAAAAAAACGGGAATTTTGTAGTCATAGAGGTCTGGTATTTGGTTTTTTTCATTGGTGATGCTCTGGTTTGTGGTGGGGTTCGCCCGTGGAATGAAGGGTAGTAGTCGTTTTAGTGGTCTTTAAGTCGTTGTTCTGAGGAGTGTTGCGAAATCGCAAAAAGAAAGTGTCATTTGTGTGAAAAAATAGCTTGGCAAGCGTGGTATAGATGCGCACTTTCTGCGGCCTTCTCAGATGAGGCGGCGCAAGTCGTCTGGATTGGAAGTTGTTCTTAATTAGTAGTTTAAGTGTTGATTTGTAACTAATTTCACTTTTTCAAATAAAAGACTTGATGGGGTGTATGTTTAGTTCATTTTCCGTCATCCACTCGGCGAGACGGCAACGTTTCAACGAGACGTTCTTCAAGAAGTCTAAGTGTCGCTTAGAAGTTTTTTTATAAAAACTGAAAAAGTGATTGACGCGCTAAATTGTTTCAGCACTTTAGCCGACTTCCTCTTCGTGGGGAGCATGGTTCTTTGAAAGTTTATTTTATACGATTGTCGGTTTTACCGTCAATTTCTTATAGTTAAAGAGTATGATACATATATGTAATTATACGCACAATTTAGTAGTTCAAAAATAGAATCTATGGATCTAATGAACTCGGAATCTAAATATTGATTCGGAGAGTTTGATCCTGGCTCAGAGTGAACGCTGGCGGCGTGGTTAAGACATGCAAGTCGAACGAGATTATACTGATAGAAGCTTCGGTGGAAAGATGTATATGAGAGTGGCAAACGGGTGCGTAACACGTGAACAATCTGCCCTAAAGATCGGAATAGCTCGGGGAAACTCGAATTAATGCCGGATGTGGCACGTCAACTCATGTTGACAGTGCTAAAGCTTGAAATGGCGCTTTAGGAGGAGTTCGCGGCCTATCAGCTTGTTGGTGAGGTAAAGGCTCACCAAGGCAAAGACGGGTAGCTGGTCTGAGAGGATGATCAGCCACACTGGAACTGAGACACGGTCCAGACACCTACGGGTGGCAGCAGTTTCGAATCATTCACAATGGGGGCAACCCTGATGGTGCAACGCCGCGTGAGGGATGAAGGCCTTCGGGTCGTAAACCTCTGTCACCGGGGAGCAACAAGCAGGTTCATAGCCTGCCCTGAGTTAACCCGGAGAGGAAGCAGTGGCTAACTCCGTGCCAGCAGCCGCGGTAATACGGAGACTGCAAGCGTTACTCGGATTCACTGGGCGTAAAGGGTGCGTAGGCGGATAGATGTGTGAGGTGTGAAATCTCGGGGCTCAACCTCGAAACTGCGCCTCAAACTGTCTATCTAGAGTATTGGAGGGGTAAGCGGAATTTCTGGTGTAGCGGTGAAATGCGTAGATATCAGAAGGAACACCAATGGCGAAGGCAGCTTACTGGACAAATACTGACGCTGAGGCACGAAAGCATGGGTAGCGAAAGGGATTAGATACCCCTGTAGTCCATGCCGTAAACGTTGTACACTAGGTCTTGGGGGTTTCGACCCTTTCAGGACCCCAGCTAACGCGATAAGTGTACCGCCTGAGGACTACGGCCGCAAGGCTAAAACTCAAAGGAATTGACGGGGGCCCGCACAAGCGGTGGAGCATGTGGTTTAATTCGATGCAACGCGAAGAACCTTACCTAGGCTTGACATGTATAGGACGATTACCAGAGATGGTTTTTTCCCTTCGGGGCTTATACACAGGTGCTGCATGGCCGTCGTCAGCTCGTGTCGTGAGATGTTTGGTTAAGTCCAGCAACGAGCGCAACCCTCGTCCTTAGTTGCCAGCACGTAATGGTGGGGACTCTAAGGAGACAAACTCTCTTTGAGAGTGGGAAGGTGGGGATGACGTCAGGTCAGTATGGCCCTTACGCCTAGGGCTACACACGTGCTACAATGCCCGGTACAATAGGACGCAATACCGCGAGGTGGAGCAAATCCTCAAAACCGGGCCCAGTTCGGATTGGAGTCTGCAACTCGACTCCATGAAGTCGGAATCGCTAGTAATGACGTATCAGCTATGACGTCGTGAATACGTTCCCGGGCCTTGTACACACCGCCCGTCACATCATGAAAGCCGGTTTTGCCCGAAGTACGTGAGCTATCCCTCGGGAGGCAGCGTCCTAAGGCAGGGCTGGTGATTGGGATGAAGTCGTAACAAGGTAGCCGTAGGGGAACCTGCGGCTGGATCACCTCCTTTCTAAGGAGAAGCTACGGTCTGAAAGTAAAACAATTAAGTTTTATGACTCAGTCTTGGTAGTGAGGTCGAATCTTGCTTTTAATCAAAGCACGATGAATTTGATGGTAAGACCGATTAATCGTATAAAATAAGTTTTTAGAAGAAACGTTATAAACGTTCTTTGACAGATATTTAAGTAAATTTCAAACGGGGCCATAGCTCAGTTGGTAGAGCGCCTGCTTTGCAAGCAGGATGTCGTCGGTTCGACTCCGTCTGGCTCCACCAATTTATCGTTTGAAACTCAAAATTTTCGATCTTAGATCTCGGGTCTCAGACCTCGTATCTCAAATCCTCTTTTCGGGCCCTTAGCTCAGTTGGTTAGAGCATCGTGTTGATAACGCGGGGGTCGGTGGTTCGAGTCCACTAGGGCCCACCATTTTGAAAAACTTAAACTATCTATAAGAAACAAACCAATTTTTGTTCTTTGACAGTTCATCGTCATAAAAAAGCGAGTAATAAAATAAAACTACACGCGACGAATACTTATCTTTTAATGTAAGAAACCGGCAGTGCAAACTGTTACGGGCAATTAGTGGATGCCTTGGCGATACGAGGCGATGAAGGACGTGGTAAGCTGCGATAAGCTTCGGGGAGCGGCAAATACGCTTTGATCCGGAGATTTCCGAATGGGAAAACCCGGCTGTCATAATCGGCAGTCATCCTCATCTGAATAAAATAGGGTGAGGAAGTTATACCCGGTGAATTGAAACATCTAAGTAACCGGAGGAATAGAAAGCGAATGCGATTCCGTAAGTAGCGGCGAGCGAACGCGGATCAGCCCAAACCGTCGAGATTTATCTTGGCGGGGTTGTAGGACTCCAATGTGGGACTCATGAAGATAGAAAAACGCTCTGGAAAGTGCGGCCATAGTAGGTGATAGCCCTGTATTCGAAATCTGATTGAGCCTTAGGAAGTTCCTGAGTAGCACCCGACACGTGAAACCGGGTGTGAATCTGCGCCGACCACGGCGTAAGGCTAAATACTACGTATCGACCGATAGTGAACTAGTACCGTGAGGGAAAGGTGAAAAGTACCCCTGTTAGGGGAGTGAAATAGTATCTGAAACTAATTGCCTACAAGCGGTTGAAGCCCCCATGTGGGGTGACAGCGTACCTTTTGCATAATGGGCCTGGGAGTTATTATCAGTAGCAAGCTTAAATCCTTAAGGGATGGAGGCGTAGCGAAAGCGAGTCTGAATAGGGCGTTCAGTTGCTGGTAATGGACCCGAAACGGAGGTGATCTTACCATGACCAGGTTGAAGCTTCAGTAAGATGAAGTGGAGGACCGAACGGGTGAACCTTGAGAAGTTCTCCGATGAGTTGTGGTAAGGAGTGAAAGGCTAATCAAACCCCGTGATAGCTGGTTCTTTCCGAAATATATTTAGGTATAGCCTCTTGCGTTTATACAGAGGGGTAGAGCACTGAAAAGGCTAGGGCCCATACCCGGGTACCAAACCTTATCAAACTCCGAATACTCTGTAATATAGCAAGGGAGTCAGACTATGGGTGATAAGATCCTTAGTCGAGAGGGAAACAGCCCAGACCACCAATTAAGGTCCCTAAATACTACTAAGTGGAAAAGGAAGTGAATTTTCATAGACAATAGGGATGTTGGCTTAGAGGCAGCCACCATTTAAACAGTGCGTAATAGCTGACCTATCGAGAGAATTTGCGCCGAAGATGATCGGGACTAAGTAGTATACCGAAATTGTGGACTCAGTAATGAGTGGTAGGAAAGCGTTCCAACAACGCCGAAGCGGAAGCGCGAGCGACCGTGGAGTGGTTGGAAGTGATAATCCAGGCTTAAGTAACGATAAACATGGTTAGAATCCATGTCGCCGAAAGGATAAGGTTTCCTGGGTAAAGTTCGTCTTCCCAGGGTTAGTCGAGAGCTAAGGAGAGGCCGTAAGGAGTATCCGATGCACAACTGGTTAATATTCCAGTACCGGCTTATAAATGTTTGAAATTCGGAGTGACGGAGAAAGTTAACTCAGCACAGTGTTGAATATCTGTGTGTAAGTGCGTAGTCCGTTGGGATAGGTAAATCCGCCCGACGTTAAGGATGAAACATGATGCGACCACGCGGCTACGGCCAAATGGGATTGGGTGATACTCTGCTTCCAAGAAAAGCTTCGTTTTTAGTTTATAGGCCGCTCGTACCGCAAACCGACACAGGTATCCGGGATGAGTATTCTAAGGCGCGTGAGTTAAACCTCTTTAAGGAACTCGGCAAAATTGCCCCGTAACTTCGGGAGAAGGGGCGCCAGGCTTCGTGCCTGGCCGCAGTGAAAAAGGCCAACCGACTGTTTAGCAAAAACACAGCTCTCTGCAAACACGCAAGTGGAAGTATAGGGAGTGACTTGTGACCAATGCGGAAAGGTTAACGTCTGAGGTGAGAGCTTCGGGCCAAAGCCCCCGTGAATGTCGGCCGTAACTATAACGGTCCTAAGGTAGCGAAATTCCTTGTCGGGTAAGTTCCGACCTGCACGAATCAAGCAACGAGTTGGCCACTGTCTCGAAGAGGTGCTCAGTGAAATAGTAGTCGCGGTCAAGATGCCGCGTACTCGCAGCAGGACGGAAAGACCCTATGGACCTTTACTGTAAGCTGGTATTGGCATTTGATTTTCATTGCGTAGCATAGGTGGGAGACTTTGATCCGGTACTTCAGGGTATCGAGGAGTCGTCAGTGAAATACCACTCTATGTTTGTTAGATGTCTAACCCTAAGCCGTTATCCGGCTAGGGGACAGTGCTTGCGGGTCAGTTTTACTGGGGCGGTATCCTCCTAAAGAGTAACGGAGGATTACGAAGGTTTCCTCGGTCCGGTTAGCAATCGGACTTTAGAGCATACTGGTATAAGGAAGCTTTACTGTGAGACATACAAGTCGAGCAGTTACGAAAGTAGGTCAGAGTGATCCGGTAGTTGGGTGTGGAACCGCTATCGCTTAAAGGATAAAAGGTACCCTAGGGATAACAGGCTGATTCCGCCCAAGCGTTCATAGCGACGGCGGAGTTTGGCACCTCGATGTCGGCTCATCACATCCTGGGGCTGGAGAAGGTCCCAAGGGTTTGGCTGTTCGCCAATTAAAGTGGTACGCGAGCTGGGTTCAGAACGTCGTGAGACAGTTCGGTCCTCTATCCGCTGCGAGCGTTGGAGATTTGAGGGGTTCATTCCTCAGTACGAGAGGACCGGGAATGACATGCCTCTGGTGTTCCGGTTATTGCGTCAGCAGTATCGCCGGGTAGCTAAGCATGGAACCGATAAGCGCTGAAAGCATCTAAGCGCCAAGCGATTCCCAAGATAAGATCTCCCTTGAGAGTCCAGGAAGACCACCTGGTTGATAGGCCGCGTGTGTAAGTGCAGTAATGTATTAAGCAAAGCGGTACTAATTACTCGATAGTGTTTGTCTGCTGGTTTCCTTTCATTAGAAGTATAAGATATTATTCGTTGTATGTAGTTTATTACATATTACTCGTTCATGACGATGAACTGCCGTTTTTAGTCCGTATATCCTTGGCACACACTGCGATAACCAGTGCCAAGATCAGGATACCAACTCTGGTGACCATAGGTGCAGGGAAACACACGTTCCCTTCTCGAACACGCTCGTTA of Lentimonas sp. CC4 contains these proteins:
- the pflB gene encoding formate C-acetyltransferase; this translates as MPTATNTTTQENAATQANAWRTFDNGDWQDSIDVRDFIQKNYTPYEGDYAFLKGPTAKTNQLWDELKELLQQEREAGGVLDADTKTVGTVASHGAGYINKDLETVVGVQTDKPLKRAMLPYGGYRIAQKALQAHGRDMDPSTLEIFQKHRKTHNDGVFACYTDEIRKARSAGIVTGLPDGYGRGRIIGDYRRVALYGVDRLIADKQQQIKDSNNEEFTEEWVREREETQDQIQALKDLKTMAAAYGFDISLPAQNGKEAVQWTYFAYLGAVKDQNGAAMSFGRTATFFDVYFERDFAEGTLNEEQAQEIIDHLVMKMRIVRFIRTTDYDELFSGDPTWVTESIGGMGEDGRSLVTKSSFRVLQTLYNLGPAPEPNLTVLWAQELPQGFKDFCAKVSIETSAIQYENDDLMRKYWGDDYGIACCVSAMRIGKQMQFFGARANLAKAMLYAINGGKDEKSGMQVAPESDAFKGDYLEFDDLMARFDNMMEWVAQTYVKALNIIHYMHDKYSPENIMMALHDKVVMRTMACGIAGLSVSADALSAVKYAKVKVIRNDEGLAVDYEVIGDYPAYGNNDDRVDAFANDLVERFMDKVRKQPMYRNAIPTQSVLTITSNVVYGKKTGGTPDGRKAGEPFAPGANPMHGRDKKGAVASMASVAKLPYEHSQDGISYTFSIVPKALGKTQPDQVANLGNILDGYFEESGHHINVNVFEKETLMDAMEHPEKYPQLTVRVSGYAVNFIKLTKEQQMDVITRTFHDNI
- a CDS encoding LysM peptidoglycan-binding domain-containing protein, whose amino-acid sequence is MQHTRRQFTQRILLATAGCTTLAQQLFAQTSTTDYIVRKGDTLGHIALRNEMRISDLKDLNKLTSDTVRIGQKLRIPTKRTANTTTTTATYIVQPGDTLGHIALRHGTAISTIKHANKLTSDTVRIGQTLIVPATHTPSAATATSTYIVQHGDTLGGIAIRHGTTISAITQANNLSSDLVRIGQKLQVPSSSTSTTTDLLAQVRTATAKINVRRDNWKRIVAHHSAIKYGNAKKYDAAHRQRGMQNGLAYHFVIGNGIDSGDGEIEVGPRWKKQLLGGHVRSYNINLTAIGICLVGNFEQTHPSKKQLDAFTQLVDWLQRDVLKKKTHFAGHKELKGEQTVCPGKHFPLAAMHARYD
- a CDS encoding PLP-dependent transferase, giving the protein MDSLRHFPLGSRFPDSPHAVISSLPTLEDVRGYEEHDPRVLSALKSGYPRFVTHEYVQQLVEFYVKRAGLVGQAVVLVDSRRAVDDATGYLGGRVCSLQVDGSVYILHCDESDEALVKRIKKFVQHTGCSVYSRQAEDLLVKHGLLAGQFEESVVGDGALARVGQVFAEQVGCRVEDVLLCTSGMNAFYAGFRAVRACQCRRGRTAWVQLGWLYLDSGCVLKEFLSEGETLDYSYDVFDVDAIIEKLRAYGDSLAAVVVECPSNPLIRVCEVHRIAAVVRELGGVMVIDPTIASVFSVDVLPCADLLITSLTKYAASEGDVMSGALAVNQSSPFYRELVDTVGHYHVPVYKRDAQRLAYELKTAPAVVAEMNANASRLCAFFKGHPAVEHIYCAGCSDHIEEVAKPGRLVGAVISIELKGNMGRFYDSIRLMKGPSFGARFTLLCPFMYLAHYDLVTSEEGRLFLAGVGLDPELIRVSVGAEPYEELEQIFNEALLASIAC